A genomic stretch from Georgenia muralis includes:
- a CDS encoding response regulator transcription factor: protein MTTILLVEDEQSYREPLTYKLERDGFEVVPVADGLEAVAAYERGGIDLVLLDLMLPGMSGTEVCRQLRQHGNVPVIMLTAKDSEIDKVVGLELGADDYVTKPYSYRELLARVHAVLRRTAGDDDLGEPAVLTVGRVRMDVDRHELQVDGDPVAMPLREFELLELFLRNPDRVLTRGQLIDRIWGADYVGDTKTLDVHVKRVRAKIEEDPSRPAMLQTVRGLGYKLVSAPA, encoded by the coding sequence ATGACGACGATCCTGCTGGTGGAGGACGAGCAGTCCTACCGCGAGCCGCTGACCTACAAGCTGGAGCGCGACGGGTTCGAGGTCGTCCCGGTGGCCGACGGGCTCGAGGCCGTGGCGGCGTACGAGCGCGGCGGGATCGACCTCGTGCTGCTCGACCTCATGCTCCCCGGGATGTCGGGGACGGAGGTGTGCCGGCAGCTGCGCCAGCACGGCAACGTCCCGGTCATCATGCTCACGGCCAAGGACAGCGAGATCGACAAGGTGGTCGGCCTCGAGCTCGGCGCCGACGACTACGTGACGAAGCCCTACTCCTACCGCGAGCTCCTCGCGCGGGTCCACGCGGTACTGCGCCGCACCGCCGGCGACGACGACCTCGGTGAGCCCGCGGTTCTCACCGTCGGCCGCGTGCGGATGGACGTGGACCGCCACGAGCTCCAGGTCGACGGCGACCCGGTCGCCATGCCGCTGCGGGAGTTCGAGCTGCTCGAGCTGTTCCTGCGCAACCCCGACCGGGTCCTCACCCGCGGCCAGCTCATCGACCGCATCTGGGGCGCGGACTACGTCGGCGACACCAAGACGCTCGACGTCCACGTCAAGCGGGTACGGGCCAAGATCGAGGAGGACCCCTCCCGCCCGGCCATGCTGCAGACCGTCCGCGGGCTCGGGTACAAGCTCGTCAGCGCCCCGGCCTAG
- a CDS encoding sensor histidine kinase, whose translation MDQIWQLVGVALLGVLVGAVGVLAFRLSEREQRGPGRSDDGTVDDDVVSVLSVLPQSVIVLEPDDEVLRASPAAYSFGLVRNDALVPAELRALVEGLRRDGQIRDTELTLPRSTVEGAGTLRMQVRVAPLKAGRVLVLVEDRTAARRVEEMRRDFVANVSHELKTPVGAISLLAETVADSADDPGTVRHFAGQMGKESRRLAALVQEIIELSRLQEPDALVEPELVHVDDVVTEAVDRVRVAARDRRVSVVVGGTTGLKVYGDASLLTTAVRNLLDNAIRYSPAQSRVSVGVSRHDALVRIAVVDQGTGIPVDQRERVFERFYRLDEARSRETGGSGLGLSIVKHIASDHGGRVELWSAEGRGSTFTLVLPEAIEPGESPDEAGGTEDADDRDDAAVPARGTGPAGPGTTSRDEVGDADDETRAARRRGRKEARR comes from the coding sequence GTGGACCAGATCTGGCAGCTCGTGGGGGTGGCCCTCCTGGGGGTGCTCGTCGGCGCCGTGGGGGTTCTCGCGTTCCGCCTGAGCGAGCGCGAGCAGCGCGGTCCCGGGCGTTCCGACGACGGGACCGTCGACGACGACGTCGTCTCGGTGCTGAGCGTGCTGCCCCAGAGCGTCATCGTCCTCGAGCCCGACGACGAGGTGCTGCGGGCCTCGCCGGCCGCCTACAGCTTCGGCCTGGTACGCAACGACGCCCTCGTCCCCGCCGAGCTGAGGGCGCTCGTCGAGGGCCTGCGCCGGGACGGGCAGATCCGCGACACCGAGCTGACCCTGCCGCGCAGCACCGTCGAGGGTGCCGGCACGTTGCGGATGCAGGTGCGCGTCGCCCCCCTCAAGGCCGGCCGGGTGCTCGTGCTGGTCGAGGACCGCACCGCCGCCCGCCGCGTCGAGGAGATGCGTCGTGACTTCGTCGCCAACGTCTCCCACGAGCTCAAGACCCCCGTCGGTGCCATCTCGCTGCTCGCCGAGACCGTCGCGGACAGCGCGGACGACCCCGGCACCGTGCGCCACTTCGCCGGCCAGATGGGCAAGGAGTCCCGTCGCCTGGCGGCCCTCGTCCAGGAGATCATCGAGCTCTCCCGGCTCCAGGAGCCGGACGCGCTCGTCGAGCCGGAGCTCGTCCACGTCGACGACGTCGTCACGGAGGCGGTGGACCGGGTCCGCGTCGCCGCACGGGACCGCCGCGTGTCCGTCGTCGTCGGCGGGACAACCGGGCTGAAGGTCTACGGCGACGCGTCCCTGCTCACCACCGCGGTGCGCAACCTCCTCGACAACGCCATCCGGTACTCCCCGGCGCAGTCCCGGGTGTCGGTGGGGGTGTCCCGGCACGACGCCCTGGTGCGCATCGCCGTCGTCGACCAGGGCACGGGCATCCCCGTGGACCAGCGCGAGCGGGTGTTCGAGCGGTTCTACCGCCTCGACGAGGCGCGCTCGCGCGAGACGGGCGGCTCCGGGCTGGGACTGAGCATCGTCAAGCACATCGCCAGCGACCACGGCGGCCGGGTCGAGCTGTGGTCCGCCGAGGGCCGCGGCTCGACCTTCACCCTCGTCCTGCCCGAGGCGATCGAGCCCGGCGAGAGCCCGGATGAGGCCGGCGGGACCGAGGACGCCGACGACCGTGACGACGCCGCCGTCCCGGCCCGCGGCACCGGCCCGGCCGGGCCGGGCACCACCTCGCGCGACGAGGTCGGCGACGCCGACGACGAGACACGCGCCGCGCGGCGGCGCGGCAGGAAGGAAGCACGCCGATGA
- the phoU gene encoding phosphate signaling complex protein PhoU, with protein sequence MREMFTHELEALRDDLVKMANHVAVAIEKATSALDNADLLVAEEVIDADRRIDGMERALDDQGISVLARQQPVATDLRVVVSGLRLSATIERMGDLARHVAYVARGRYPQTALDGPMRDLVSEMGSQAVKVAQRVTQLLENRDLDLAAEIEREDDVLDELHRRSFEIVLDESVPMTRQQVVDAVLLGRYLERFGDHAVSVARRVSYLVTGDTVFETDHKDGETDAHRD encoded by the coding sequence ATGCGCGAGATGTTCACCCACGAGCTGGAGGCCTTGCGCGACGACCTGGTCAAGATGGCGAACCACGTCGCCGTCGCGATCGAGAAGGCGACGTCCGCCCTCGACAACGCCGACCTCCTCGTCGCCGAGGAGGTCATCGACGCCGACCGCCGGATCGACGGCATGGAGCGCGCCCTGGACGACCAGGGCATCTCGGTCCTCGCCCGCCAGCAGCCGGTCGCCACCGACCTGCGCGTGGTCGTCTCGGGGCTGCGCCTGTCCGCCACGATCGAGCGGATGGGCGACCTCGCCCGCCACGTCGCCTACGTCGCCCGGGGCCGCTACCCGCAGACGGCGCTCGACGGCCCCATGCGCGACCTGGTCTCGGAGATGGGCTCCCAGGCGGTCAAGGTGGCCCAGCGGGTGACCCAGCTGCTGGAGAACCGGGACCTCGACCTCGCCGCCGAGATCGAGCGGGAGGACGACGTCCTCGACGAGCTGCACCGCCGCTCGTTCGAGATCGTCCTGGACGAGTCGGTGCCCATGACCCGCCAGCAGGTGGTCGACGCCGTCCTGCTCGGTCGTTACCTCGAGCGGTTCGGCGACCACGCCGTCTCGGTCGCGCGGCGGGTGTCCTATCTCGTCACCGGTGACACCGTGTTCGAGACCGACCACAAGGACGGCGAGACGGACGCCCACCGCGACTGA
- a CDS encoding phosphoglyceromutase yields MTYTLVLLRHGESEWNAKNLFTGWVDVPLSEKGVAEAKRGGELLKEAGVSPDILHTSLLRRAISTAYYALDVADLHWIPVKRDWRLNERHYGALQGKNKKEIREEYGEEQFMLWRRSYDVPPPEIELGSQYSQDAEPRYAGEPIPRSECLKDVLERALPYWDAEIVPDLKAGKTVLVAAHGNSLRAIIKHLDGIDDETIAGLNVPTGIPLVYELDENLTPVTKGGTYLDPDAAAEAIKAVANQGK; encoded by the coding sequence ATGACCTACACCCTGGTACTGCTCCGCCACGGCGAGAGCGAGTGGAACGCCAAGAACCTGTTCACCGGCTGGGTGGACGTGCCGCTGTCCGAGAAGGGCGTCGCCGAGGCCAAGCGTGGCGGCGAGCTCCTCAAGGAGGCGGGGGTGTCCCCGGACATCCTCCACACGTCGCTGCTGCGCCGCGCGATCTCGACGGCCTACTACGCCCTCGACGTCGCCGACCTGCACTGGATCCCCGTCAAGCGCGACTGGCGCCTCAACGAGCGTCACTACGGCGCCCTGCAGGGCAAGAACAAGAAGGAGATCCGCGAGGAGTACGGCGAGGAGCAGTTCATGCTCTGGCGCCGCTCCTACGACGTCCCGCCGCCGGAGATCGAGCTCGGGTCGCAGTACTCCCAGGACGCCGAGCCCCGCTACGCCGGCGAGCCCATCCCGCGCAGCGAGTGCCTCAAGGACGTCCTCGAGCGGGCGCTGCCGTACTGGGACGCCGAGATCGTGCCCGACCTCAAGGCCGGGAAGACCGTTCTCGTCGCGGCGCACGGCAACTCGCTGCGCGCGATCATCAAGCACCTCGACGGCATCGACGACGAGACGATCGCCGGGCTCAACGTCCCGACCGGCATCCCGCTGGTCTACGAGCTGGACGAGAACCTCACCCCCGTCACCAAGGGCGGGACCTACCTGGACCCCGACGCCGCCGCCGAGGCCATCAAGGCCGTCGCCAACCAGGGCAAGTGA
- a CDS encoding histone-like nucleoid-structuring protein Lsr2, producing the protein MAQKVQVTLVDDIDGSSASETVTFALDGVSYEIDLTDEHANALRESFAEWIGHARRAGGRKAPAKRGAQAGAGRASSGSDAGKIRDWARDNGYEVSERGRISAEIREAYEKATN; encoded by the coding sequence ATGGCGCAAAAGGTTCAGGTGACTCTGGTCGACGACATCGACGGTTCGTCGGCGAGCGAGACGGTGACGTTCGCGCTCGACGGCGTCTCGTACGAGATCGACCTCACCGACGAGCACGCGAACGCCCTTCGTGAGTCCTTCGCCGAGTGGATCGGGCACGCCCGCCGCGCCGGCGGCCGCAAGGCGCCCGCCAAGCGCGGGGCGCAGGCCGGCGCGGGCCGCGCCTCGTCCGGCTCCGACGCGGGGAAGATCCGCGACTGGGCCCGTGACAACGGGTACGAGGTCTCCGAGCGTGGCCGGATCTCGGCCGAGATCCGCGAGGCCTACGAGAAGGCGACCAACTGA
- a CDS encoding alpha/beta hydrolase, with amino-acid sequence MRRPRPAPALVAAALVLTSCTSVSGDEPAAAPTTPSAPSSEAPSASPTAGGEADDVPEALAEYYGQEVAWASCGETFECAEITVPLDYDDPGGESITLAAKRLLASGEKQGSLVINPGGPGSSGIELAEAAPSYFTAELRDAYDVVGLDPRGVGDSTPVDCVSDAELDRLRAAEYDLETDEGLRAYQADAQLIADGCASTSGDLVANVDTVSAARDLDVLRHVLGEDELDYLGFSYGTYLGATYAELFPERVGRLVLDGAMDPSLSAHETTLAQAVGFESSLRAYAEDCLAGPDCPLSGSVDDAVGQVRTLLELTGDTPLPTADGRELTASLAFSGIIAPLYDDSTWFALTAALDQAINEGDGSQLLFLADLLAGREADGSYPVNTTEANWAVNCLDYPVEGDLARWKAEADELEAAAPTFGPIMGYGAVLCDAWPAQDRAEREPVTAAGAPPIMVVGTTGDPATPYEWSVALADQLESGVLLTYDGGGHTAYGRSNDCVNAAVDGFLLEGVVPEEGTTC; translated from the coding sequence GTGCGCCGCCCCCGCCCCGCCCCGGCTCTCGTCGCCGCCGCCCTCGTCCTGACCTCGTGCACCTCGGTCTCCGGCGACGAGCCCGCGGCCGCACCGACGACGCCATCGGCGCCGTCCTCCGAAGCGCCGTCGGCATCGCCGACCGCCGGCGGCGAGGCGGACGACGTCCCCGAGGCGCTGGCCGAGTACTACGGCCAGGAGGTCGCCTGGGCCTCGTGCGGGGAGACCTTCGAGTGCGCCGAGATCACGGTGCCGCTGGACTACGACGACCCCGGTGGGGAGAGCATCACCCTGGCCGCCAAGCGGCTGCTCGCGTCGGGGGAGAAGCAGGGGTCGCTGGTCATCAACCCCGGCGGGCCGGGCTCCTCCGGGATCGAGCTCGCGGAGGCCGCCCCCAGCTACTTCACCGCCGAGCTGCGCGACGCGTACGACGTCGTCGGCCTCGACCCCCGTGGCGTGGGTGACTCGACCCCGGTGGACTGCGTCTCGGACGCCGAGCTCGACCGCCTCCGGGCGGCGGAGTACGACCTCGAGACGGACGAGGGCCTGCGGGCCTACCAGGCCGACGCGCAGCTCATCGCCGACGGGTGCGCCTCGACCTCCGGCGACCTCGTGGCCAACGTCGACACCGTCTCGGCGGCCCGGGACCTCGACGTCCTGCGCCACGTGCTGGGCGAGGACGAGCTGGACTACCTCGGCTTCTCCTACGGAACCTACCTCGGGGCGACCTACGCCGAGCTGTTCCCCGAGCGGGTCGGCCGGCTCGTGCTCGACGGGGCCATGGATCCCAGCCTCTCCGCGCACGAGACCACGCTCGCGCAGGCGGTCGGTTTCGAGAGCTCCCTGCGCGCCTACGCCGAGGACTGCCTGGCGGGGCCCGACTGCCCGCTCTCCGGCAGCGTCGACGACGCCGTCGGCCAGGTCCGCACCCTCCTCGAGCTGACGGGCGACACGCCCCTGCCGACGGCGGACGGTCGTGAGCTCACGGCCTCGCTCGCCTTCTCCGGCATCATCGCCCCGCTGTACGACGACTCCACGTGGTTCGCCCTCACCGCCGCCCTCGACCAGGCCATCAACGAGGGGGACGGCTCCCAGCTGCTCTTCCTCGCCGACCTCCTGGCCGGTCGCGAGGCCGACGGCTCCTACCCGGTCAACACCACCGAGGCGAACTGGGCCGTCAACTGTCTCGACTACCCGGTCGAGGGTGACCTCGCCCGGTGGAAGGCCGAGGCGGACGAGCTCGAGGCCGCCGCCCCGACGTTCGGGCCGATCATGGGCTACGGCGCCGTGCTGTGCGACGCCTGGCCCGCGCAGGACCGGGCGGAGCGGGAGCCGGTCACCGCGGCGGGCGCGCCGCCGATCATGGTGGTCGGCACCACCGGCGACCCGGCCACCCCCTACGAGTGGAGCGTCGCGCTCGCCGACCAGCTCGAGAGCGGCGTCCTCCTCACCTACGACGGCGGCGGGCACACCGCGTACGGCCGCTCCAACGACTGCGTCAACGCCGCGGTCGACGGTTTCCTCCTCGAGGGCGTGGTGCCCGAGGAGGGCACGACCTGCTGA
- a CDS encoding DNA polymerase III subunit delta' — MSVWDEVVGQEQVVATLRDAVAAARSGGPGMSHAWLVTGPPGSGRSVAARAFAAALQCTDPDEPGCGRCQGCTTALAGTHGDVTLVGTEKVIFSIDEIRPLVSQAQRAPSQGRWRVMLMEDADRMVERTSNVLLKAIEEPPPRTVWLLCAPSPEDVLTTIRSRCRAVHLRVPDPRAVAELLVRRDGLPADVALSAARAAQSHIGLARRLARDPEARERRRRLLAVPTSIRGVGDAVLAAADLIEISTVDARRATEERDAAERTELLRTLGADAGSRLPPALRGQVKTLEDDQKRRATRAQRDVLDRAMVDLLSLYRDVLVVQLGADVDLVNTDAAEEVRRLAAGSTPEQSVRRMDAVGVARERLAGNVAPLLAVEAMMVALRPQG; from the coding sequence GTGAGCGTCTGGGACGAGGTGGTCGGCCAGGAGCAGGTCGTGGCCACCCTGCGCGACGCCGTCGCCGCGGCGCGCAGCGGCGGGCCGGGGATGTCCCACGCGTGGCTCGTGACGGGGCCGCCCGGCTCGGGCCGCTCGGTCGCGGCCCGGGCCTTCGCCGCCGCCCTGCAGTGCACCGACCCGGACGAGCCCGGCTGCGGCCGCTGCCAGGGCTGCACGACGGCGCTGGCGGGCACCCACGGCGACGTCACCCTCGTGGGCACCGAGAAGGTCATCTTCAGCATCGACGAGATCCGCCCCCTCGTCTCCCAGGCGCAGCGCGCCCCGTCGCAGGGCCGCTGGCGCGTGATGCTCATGGAGGACGCCGACCGGATGGTCGAGCGCACCTCCAACGTCCTGCTCAAGGCCATCGAGGAGCCCCCGCCGCGCACCGTGTGGCTGCTGTGCGCGCCGAGCCCGGAGGACGTGCTCACGACCATCCGGTCGAGGTGCCGGGCGGTGCACCTGCGGGTGCCCGACCCGCGGGCGGTGGCCGAGCTCCTCGTGCGCCGCGACGGCCTGCCCGCCGACGTCGCGCTCTCGGCGGCCCGCGCCGCGCAGTCCCACATCGGTCTGGCGCGCCGCCTCGCACGGGACCCGGAGGCCCGGGAGCGGCGCCGTCGCCTCCTGGCCGTGCCGACGTCGATCCGCGGGGTCGGCGACGCCGTGCTCGCCGCGGCCGACCTCATCGAGATCTCCACGGTCGACGCCCGCCGGGCCACCGAGGAGCGCGACGCGGCCGAGCGCACGGAGCTCCTGCGCACGCTGGGCGCCGACGCCGGCTCCCGGCTCCCACCCGCCCTGCGCGGCCAGGTCAAGACCCTCGAGGACGACCAGAAGCGCCGCGCCACCCGCGCCCAGCGCGACGTGCTCGACCGGGCGATGGTGGACCTGCTCTCCCTGTACCGCGACGTCCTGGTGGTCCAGCTCGGCGCCGACGTCGACCTCGTCAACACCGACGCCGCCGAGGAGGTCCGGCGCCTCGCCGCCGGCTCGACGCCGGAGCAGTCCGTGCGGCGGATGGACGCCGTCGGTGTCGCGCGCGAGCGGCTCGCCGGCAACGTCGCCCCCCTGCTCGCGGTGGAGGCCATGATGGTGGCCCTGCGCCCCCAGGGATGA
- the tmk gene encoding dTMP kinase produces the protein MTDGPPPAPDPAAATATSRGCFVSFEGGDGAGKTTQRDLLGQWLRTLGHDVVLTREPGGTELGQVLRDALLHGDDVDPRTEALLYATDRAHHVHHLVRPALDRGAVVVTDRYLDSSVAYQGAARALGADEVRALSLWATDGLLPDLTVLLDLEPVVAAARRTGRPDRIEREPTAFHARVREHFLELAAAEPDRYLVVDATLAPEEIQERVRGRLAPLLPAVTEATRP, from the coding sequence GTGACCGACGGCCCGCCCCCCGCCCCCGACCCGGCCGCCGCGACGGCCACGTCCCGCGGGTGCTTCGTCTCCTTCGAGGGCGGTGACGGCGCCGGCAAGACCACCCAGCGTGACCTGCTGGGGCAGTGGCTGCGGACCCTGGGCCACGACGTCGTCCTCACCCGCGAACCGGGCGGGACCGAGCTGGGGCAGGTGCTGCGCGACGCGCTGCTCCACGGCGACGACGTCGACCCGCGCACCGAGGCGCTGCTCTACGCCACCGACCGGGCCCACCACGTCCACCACCTCGTGCGCCCGGCCCTGGACCGGGGAGCCGTCGTGGTGACGGACCGGTACCTCGACTCCTCGGTGGCCTACCAGGGCGCCGCCCGGGCCCTCGGCGCCGACGAGGTGCGCGCCCTGTCGCTGTGGGCCACCGACGGCCTCCTGCCGGATCTCACCGTCCTGCTCGACCTCGAGCCGGTCGTCGCGGCCGCCCGCCGCACCGGACGGCCGGACCGGATCGAGCGCGAGCCCACCGCGTTCCACGCGCGGGTGCGTGAGCACTTCCTCGAGCTCGCCGCGGCGGAGCCGGACCGGTACCTCGTCGTGGACGCCACGCTGGCGCCCGAGGAGATCCAGGAGCGGGTGCGTGGCCGGCTGGCCCCGCTGCTCCCGGCCGTCACCGAGGCAACCCGGCCGTGA
- a CDS encoding Gfo/Idh/MocA family protein, protein MSLLATTPPSLPMPPDPRDAPALRWGILGAGGIAGTFARDVPSRSAQRVVAVGSRSADKGGAFAAAHGIERVHGSYEDLVADPEVDAVYVATPHSHHRDHAVLALEAGKHVLVEKAFTRSAAEAREVLAVAERQGLFAMEAMWTRFLPHMVALRAVVGSGALGEICTVTADHGQRLDHVERLFAPELAGGALLDLGVYDVSFAHLLLGAPAGVRAAGVLTDRGVDLQEAVVLTYDGEHERALAVCTASMWTASATGASVVGTDGRIDVAGPFYGSTSFVVTPRGGEAWQWPPAELAGHRYGFEYEAAEVARCVSAGRQQSDVMPWSATLEVMGTMDEIRRQLGVVYPGE, encoded by the coding sequence ATGAGCCTCCTGGCGACGACGCCGCCCTCCCTCCCGATGCCGCCCGACCCGCGTGACGCCCCCGCGCTGCGCTGGGGGATCCTCGGTGCCGGCGGCATCGCGGGCACCTTCGCCCGTGACGTCCCCTCACGTTCCGCCCAGCGCGTCGTCGCCGTCGGCTCCCGCAGCGCGGACAAGGGCGGCGCGTTCGCCGCGGCGCACGGCATCGAGCGCGTCCACGGCAGCTACGAGGACCTCGTCGCGGACCCCGAGGTCGACGCCGTCTACGTCGCCACGCCGCACAGCCACCACCGCGACCACGCCGTCCTCGCGCTCGAGGCCGGCAAGCACGTGCTCGTGGAGAAGGCCTTCACGCGCAGCGCCGCCGAGGCCCGGGAGGTCCTGGCCGTCGCCGAGCGGCAGGGCCTGTTCGCCATGGAGGCGATGTGGACCCGCTTCCTGCCCCACATGGTCGCGCTGCGCGCGGTCGTCGGCTCCGGCGCCCTCGGCGAGATCTGCACCGTCACCGCCGACCACGGGCAGCGGCTGGACCACGTCGAGCGCCTGTTCGCTCCCGAGCTGGCCGGCGGCGCCCTGCTCGACCTGGGCGTCTACGACGTCTCGTTCGCCCACCTGCTCCTCGGCGCACCGGCCGGCGTGCGCGCCGCCGGGGTGCTCACCGACCGCGGGGTCGACCTGCAGGAGGCGGTCGTGCTCACCTACGACGGCGAGCACGAGCGGGCGCTCGCCGTCTGCACCGCCTCGATGTGGACGGCCAGCGCCACGGGCGCGTCGGTGGTGGGCACGGACGGCCGCATCGACGTCGCCGGGCCCTTCTACGGCTCGACCTCCTTCGTCGTCACGCCGCGGGGCGGGGAGGCGTGGCAGTGGCCCCCCGCCGAGCTCGCGGGCCACCGGTACGGCTTCGAGTACGAGGCCGCCGAGGTGGCCCGGTGCGTGAGCGCGGGCCGGCAGCAGTCCGACGTCATGCCCTGGAGCGCGACGCTCGAGGTCATGGGGACCATGGACGAGATCCGCCGCCAGCTCGGCGTGGTGTACCCGGGCGAGTGA